In one Brassica oleracea var. oleracea cultivar TO1000 chromosome C9, BOL, whole genome shotgun sequence genomic region, the following are encoded:
- the LOC106314742 gene encoding uncharacterized protein LOC106314742 — protein MAGENLPKAPTSALESYGRSTSGTTTWSLFSDAAWDSKSGSCGLGWHFRDNTDAPAGNFSSNRRSVPSALVAEALVVKSTIQTAVSRGVNSLRVFSDSKSLITLLATKKNHVWIQGILFDIHSLSNSFRNISFHFLPRLGNTLADSLAKSALLSLSNSLVCG, from the exons ATGGCTGGTGAAAACCTCCCCAAAGCTCCGACATCTGCTCTGGAAAGCTACGGCAGGAGCACTTCCG GTACCACCACATGGAGTCTTTTCTCTGATGCGGCTTGGGACTCAAAATCTGGAAGCTGTGGCCTCGGATGGCACTTTCGCGACAACACAGACGCACCAGCAGGCAATTTCTCTTCAAACCGCCGATCTGTCCCCTCCGCCCTTGTAGCAGAGGCCCTGGTGGTAAAGTCTACGATTCAAACTGCAGTTTCTCGTGGTGTGAACTCTCTTCGAGTCTTCTCAGACTCCAAAAGCCTCATCACTCTCTTGGCGACCAAGAAGAACCATGTCTGGATACAAGGAATTCTCTTTGATATCCACTCTCTATCAAACTCTTTTAGGAATATCTCTTTTCATTTTCTCCCTCGATTGGGAAATACTTTGGCTGATTCCTTAGCAAAATCAGCGCTACTCTCATTATCTAACTCTCTGGTGTGTGGATGA